A stretch of DNA from Paenibacillus sp. FSL W8-0186:
TTCACGTGCCGATACTGCTGGCAGATCTCTGCAACTAGTTCAATGCCTGTCATTCGGGGCATATTAATGTCTGCAATCACAATATCAACCGCATGCTCCGACAGAATCAACAACGCATCTTTTGCAGAATATGCCTTGTACACCGTCATGATTTCGAGCTGCTCCCAATCAATCGTCACAGCCAGTGTATCCACGATCGTCGGTTCATCATCAACAATCAGCAAACTTAACATTTGGTTCCTCCTGCTGTTTAGTCATGCAACGGATCGCTACCCTTAACCCTCCCAAGCCGGAACGATCAAATTCCAGCCCCGAACCCGGCGCATACAGGTTCATAACTCTCTGGCAGGTATTCCACAAGCCGCAGCCTGTTTCGGGGGTAAGCGGAAGGCTCATTTTTTCGCGAAGCCTCTCAAGGTTGTCCGGCTCCAGACCATCGCCAGAATCTTCGACAGTGATCACAAATCCTCCCGATATGAAGAAGCCTTGGATTCTAATCCTCCCTTCTTGATCACTCTTTTCAATGCCATGAATAATAGCGTTTTCAACTAAGGGCTGGATAAACAGCCGGGGGATCGATACCTCCATAAGTTCCTCGGAAATATGCACCTCGTAGCTCATCGGTTTGCGGAAGCAATGAATGTTCAGATAATTCTTTAAGAAATTGACCTCCTCTCGAACCGTAGTCAGCGGATTTTCAAGACGGGTCGTATATCGGTAGTATTCTCCCAAATTGAGTGCCATAGCTACGACCTGCTCATCCTCGCCCAACTTGGCCATATTTTTAATATAAAACAGACAATTGTATAGAAAGTGGGGGTTGATTTGCGATTGCAGCTGCTTCAGTTCAGCTTCCTTTAATCGGAGCTTCTCCTCGTACACCTTTTCAATGAGCTCCTGAATGCGCTCCGCCATATCATTAAAGCCGGAGAAAACATCTTGAAACTCATCCCGGTGCTTGGCTTGCAAGCGCGAAGAAAAATTGCCGGACCGGATATCCTGCAGCTTCATGACCAGCTCGTTGATGGGGTACTGTATCTGCCTGTATATCAGAGCAGTAATAATCACGCCAATCGCCAGCATCGCAATAATTCCAAGTATGAAAAATTGGCTGCTTTCCTTCACTGGCAAGACTACTTTCTCAAGCGGCACCAAATCGATCATAACCCAATCCAGACTCCCCACTGGAGCGTAATTGAGGAGCAGGCGATGCTCCTTGAAATTCAGTATCCGGTTGCCTGGCTCTTGCAATGAATTCCAGTCCAGCTGCTCCCTCCATTCACCCAAATCCGAAGGTGGATTCCCGATGAAGCCGAATTTCGGATGATACAGCATCGTGTGCCGGTTCGAATTTTGCTGGAATTTATTGATCATATCTTGAATGTAGGTATCTGAAAACCGGGCAATGATGGCATATCCAGGAGCTAATCGAACCATAGTAAAGTAGTTCTCGCTATTGCCCTGGCCTGGTTCGTAATTCCATAAACCTTTGCTAAGATCCACCCTCGGAATAGAAGCAAGCTCCTCATAGACTACGTCCGGCCGGGTAGAGATGACCTCTTCTTTTGATTTTAGAAATACGCTGATTTCCATAGGCCAGTTGGAGGATACACTCTGCAGCTTAATTCTTTCATACATATTGGATCGAAGCATATTAAAATCAAACAGATCTTCAGGCGCTGTCGTGTTTATGTATTGTTTCATGATGGAGTCTTCCTCTAACTGCAGCAAGTTAGCGGCCAAATTATTTACCTGGTTATCCAACTGAACTAGAAAGAATTGCAATTGTTCGTAATAGGAGTTTTGAATATCACTTTCGATCACATGGATGCTCACTCTATACGAGCGGCCGTTTAGCGCGACCGCAATGCTCAATAACACGAACAGTACGATCGAAAACTTTAACGACAACGTGAACTTGAACTTCTTTCTTCCCCTTTTCGATCCCATCATCATCACCTAGAGTCATTATACTAGTACAGAGTTGTAGATGGCGATCAGGAAAAAACAACATCGGATAACAAGTTGAGAAAAGTACAGCTAAGTTAAATTTCAGATATAGTTCATTCCCTAGAAGCCCCTTATTCTTGAATCAATGGGTTAAGCTCAGAGGAGGAACTTACATGACGAAAAGAAAAGTACATATCAAGGCTCTTGCCCACTTTTTCCGTATCAAATCTGTCAGTATCAAGCTGTCGATATCTGTACTCGTGGCGGTCATTTGCGTCGTTGTGGCCATATCCTCCATCTCATTTTATTCATTTAAAAATGCATATGAGCAAAAAGTGGCTGAAACGTCCGCCCAGACGCTGGAAATTGCGGGCAAAAAAACAGCTCAAATGCTTGACAGCTTTGTAGATATGGCTCACAGCCTTGAAAATAACCAGGACTTTGTAAATCGCGCAACCTATTATCAGGCAGCCGAACAGGACTCCTACGAGGAGAACTCGCAAAATTCGCAAATTCGGGGCATTCTTGAATCGCTGCTCAATGTCAATTCTTCAATCCGATCTATATCTATCATTCCTGAAGGAACACACCCGCTGATCACTACAGCCGATCGTAAAATGCTTGACCCCATTTTTTTGGATACGGACAAGGCCAAAATGAAAGAAAACAACTGGTACACAAAAATCCGGCGCGAAGACGGGAATATCGTGTGGCTGCAGCCGCAAAACACCCCTTATGTCACGCTGTACCAGAATGAACAAATTTACGCCATGGGCAAGCTGCTCAAAAGCCCGCTATCCAAGAAGCCCTTGGGTGCTCTAGTGGTTGAACTGTCAACGGATAGCCTGGCGGAAACGCTGGAGGGCATCCAGATAGGACCGTCTGGAGAGAACCTGATTGTAGATTTGGAGCAGATGATCATATACGCTGAGGATCCTTCCTTGATCGGAACTCCATATACAGGCAGCCTCCCGGTGATTAACAACACGGTGGAGGGCATTCAAGCCGGATCGTTCAGCAACAGCGACGAGCATGGCAACCATCTGTATGTTTATAGTTATCTGCCGGAATCCGCTTGGATTATGTTGAGCTATGCCCCGAAGTCCAAGCTGCTGGCCGAGATGCGCCATATGCAGTATTTAATTCAATGGGCCGCTTTAGCCCTGGCTGCTTGCAGTGCAGTATTGATTGGGTATATGGTTCAGAGAAGCATCGGAAAGCCGCTGAAGCGAATCAGTTCCCTGATGGCTGAGGGGGAACAAGGAAACCTGCGGATACGAACCAATACGCAGCGTATGGATCAAATTGGGGATTTGGAGCGAAGCTTTGACCGTATGATGAATCATATCACTCTACTGGTAGAGCAAGTAAATCAGTCTGTAGATGCCGTAGTACATACTGCGGAAGAACTGATTCGCTCATCCAAGAGCACTTCATCCGCCTCCCATGATATATCAGCAGCGATGACACAGATTACCCATGGAGCCATCAAGGCTGCCGACGATGCGGAAATGTGCAACGGCCTTACCGTCCAGAACAATGAGCGGATCACCATCTTGAAATCATCCCACGAAAATCTGGAAAGACTCGGTCATCACTTGATAGAAGCAAGTTATCAAGGCCAGCAACATATGTCTTATATGCTGGAGCAAACCGGAGAAGTTGAAACCCGTACGAACCATTTAATTGAACAGGCTGCTCAGCTCCGTGAAGGAACCGGCAGCATTGAAAAAACAATTGAGCTTTTAAGCAATATTACGAAGCAAACTGCGATTCTCTCTTTGAATGCTGCAATCGAGGCAAGCAAAGCTGGAGCGGCCGGCAAAGGATTTATGGTGATTGCAGAGGAGATCCGGAGGCTGGCGGATCAATCAAAAAATTCTCTCCACATGGTAAGCCAGGTGCTATCCCATATCGGCCAGGATACAGAGAATACCGTTGCCTCCTTGGTTGATCTCCATCCTACGCTGAGCCGTCAAACGGAATCGACTCATCAATCGAAGCAAATCTTTGAGAGATTACACCAAGAGGTATCACATTTCATGGAGCAATTGTCGGCTGTGCAGGTTTCGGCAATCCAGCTGGAGGAATCTCAAAGCAGCTTATCCGCTGCTATAGAATCAGTTAGCGCCATTTCCGAGGAAACCTCTGCAGCCAGCCAAGAAGTCCTAGCCCTAAGCAGCAATCAAAGGGCTGTCAGCAGTGAGCTCTCACAGTTGTCCCACAATTTGAGTATGTTAGCAAGTGAATTGCGCCATTCGTTAAGCCACTTCAAACTATAAAAAATAATAAACAATCCGGAACAGGAGTACCCTGCCCGGATTGTTTGCTGATTAATTACTAGTGTATCTTACCCAATCATAGTAAGCGTATAGTGGATTAGCTCCATTGTACGACCCGAGCCAACTATCTACTCCAGTGCCATTCCAAATATTCATCATGATTTTGCCGGGGGTTTTGGGAATATTCTTAGTTGCCCTATGCTTCGCAACACCGTCAACATACCACGTTATGGAATCAGGCTGCCAATCGAAGGCATAGGTATGATAGCTTTGAGATGCGTCGAAGCCCAAATCAATGACCTTTTCATTCCCTCCAACACCGTTAGTAAAGTAATTGAATTGTACTTTTGTCGTATCCTTGCCTAAAAATTCGATATCAATTTCATCCCATGGTGTACCGTCGGTTGGCCCCGTGTAAGTAAAAAATGACGAAACGATGCCCACATTTTTTGCTGGTTTCATATTCACCTCGTACAACCCATATCCGGCTGTGAACTTGCTGCGATACTCCGCACAATCGAATTTATTATACGAAGGACTTGTAAGTGCGAGACGCAGCTTGCCATCATTTGTAAACGTTGCATTGTTAGCCCGCCAGGTACAGTTGAACATGTTGCCGTTAGAGTACCCGTTGGCCATTTCCCAGGTCTGTGAATTATAGTACGTCATGGGTTCCCAAAACACAGTAGCGCCCTTCGCAGTGATCGCCAACGAAGTCAACAGAAGAAGCGAAGAGCAAAGCGCAATCCACCATTTCTTCTTCACATTTCTCACCTCTTGGTTCATATTTTCCCTGCCTGCCTCTTTTGGTCCCAAAATCCTCCTTTCCCTGGAAAATGCTCATAAAGTCATGATGCAACCTAATCTTATTGCCATTTGCCATAGATTTCCATAACAAGAAATTAACTTTAGCATCAATTTTTCAAACTTTTTAAGAGAGCTGGAGCAGGAAGAATTGAAAACTGGCAAGAGGATAGAAAAAACCAAGTAAAATCAAGGGTATTTGCTTGAAATGTACAAATTTGCTCTACTTCCCGTCAATTCTCAGGAGCACCGCCTCACGGGCTGCCTTCGTGAGCGTGCCGAGCACCAGTTCATAGGAATGGTCGATCATCTGTTCCAAGTCCTCCATAGGAAGACTGCCGTCCGCAATGACCGTGTTCCAATGTGTTTTGTTCAGGTGGTATCCGGGGCGGACACACTCGTGCTGCTCCCTTAGATTTGCCGCAATCACAGGGTCGCATTTCAGCGAAATGTGCACCTCTTTGTCATCGCCAACCTCGGTAAGCAGCGCAAACATCTTGCCTCCTACCTTCATGACTAGCGGCTCCGGACCGAACGGATAATCTTGGACAGCACCTTTTTTGGATAAACAATAGGCGGTAAGTTGGTCGTACATGGTATCACCCTTTATATGAGATTGCACTAATCATATAGGAAAATATCTATTGATGTAAAATTGAGCCTTGATAATAAAAGTGGCCTCGGTCCCCGTTTTTTTCCAAAAAAAATCACAGGCGAAATGCCCGTGATTGAAGGTTGCAGTCCCAACTGCCAATTGTAAGAACAATTTAAGCCGTTTCAATTTTTATAGCCGACGTTTGCGCTTCAATACATAAAGCCGCGGCTTTAAAGGCATGCTCCTGGGTCATCGCGTTTTCCGTCCCGTTCAGAATATCCAAAATAAACTCACCGAAATAAGGGTATCCCACCTTGCCGGAACAGTCGAAGTGACGCTCGCCTTCATGGTTGACTAAATACAAATGGTTGCCGGACGCTTCCCGGGCGATATCGATGTATTTTCGGATTTCAATATACCCGTCGGTGCCTAATATAAAGGTTCTTCCATCGCCCCACGTGCCAAGTCCATCGGGAGTCAGCCAATCCACGCGAAAATAGAACGTGGCCCCATTATCTGCGACCAGCGTAGCATCGCCGAAATCCTCGAACTTCGGATAATTCTTAAAATTGTAATTGGCTACTTTACTGTGCAGCACTTTAGCGTCCTTGGCGCCGGTATAGGATAAAAATTGCTCGATTTGATGGGAACCGATATCGCATAAAATGCCGCCGTAATAGGCGGGATCAAAAAACCAGTCCGGCCGGGCCTTGACATTGGCGCGATGCGGTCCCGTGCCGATCACTTGAACGACACGGCCAATGGCGCCCTCCTCAATCAGCTGGCCGGCAAACACAGCGCTTTCCACATGCAGGCGTTCGCCGTAATAAATGCCCCATTTAAGTCCGGTCTCTTTCGTTTTCAGACGTGCCTGATCTACTTGCTCCAATGTGGTAAAGGCCGGTTTATCGACAAAATAATGTTTGCCATGCTCCAGCGCTCTAAGCCCCAGTGCACCACGTTCAGATGGAATGCAGGCGCCGGCAATCAGTTTGATTTGCGGATCGTTTAGAATCTCCTCCTCGGTCTGTGCCGCTATCGCCTGGGGAAAAGTATTTACGAACCGCTTCACCTTCTCCGGGTCCGGGTCATAAACCGCCACGAGTTCGGCCCCTGCCTCCATGAGGCCGTTGCACATCCCATAAATATGTCCATGATCCAAGCCGATAGCTGCAAACCGAAACTCTCCCTTGCCAACTACGGGATTGGGTTTTCCTTTTGGCGCATAATTCATGCCGTCCTGCTTATTCGTCATTGTGTCTGCTCCTTTCGGGTTCTCAAGCATTGCCGCCCGACGTAATCGTATTGTCGCTAAAGTTCTCGATACTGGTTTTCTTGTCATAGAAATAGGTTGCGTTCTCCAGAATACCCTGACGCGAATAGAAAGGACTATCCGGTCCCAGCGGCAGCTTGACCGTCTGTCCGGTGCATGCGGATTGATAAATCGCCGTGATGAGCTCCAGCGTCCGTCTGCCTTGAATACCGTCTGCCAGCACAGGCGTGTTCTGTTCGATAGCATTCAGGACATCCAGGATCTGTCCGCGATGGCCTTCATAGGGAAGATCGGCTTGTTCATCGTAGACCTGCTGAATTTGAGCCTCCAAAGCCTTGTCCTCCTCCGGAAAACCGTTCGATTTAGAGAGGGATGCCGCCACTTTCCAGGGGGCAGATACACGCGCGTGCTTTCCTTGGAAGATCAGCTGCTGCTCCTGGCCATGATGCACCACGGAGCTGGTGATTTGAGCCAACGCACCGTTATCATAACGGGCTATCGCAATCGAGATATCCTCCACTTCGGCATTGCCGTGCGATGTATTGCTCATGACCGCGGTAACTTCGGCAGGCATGCCGTTCATCCATTGGAAAATATCGATATGATGCACGGCATGATTTAACGTGCAGCCGCCTCCTTCCTTTTCCCAGGTGCCCCGCCACCACAAATCGTAATAACAATGGCCCCTCCACCAGTAAGAATCGATCTGTGCGTGTACAACCGGACCGATTAATTTCGTGTCCAGCACATGCTTCAACTTCATCATAGGCGTAGTAAAGCGGTTTTGCGCCACGACAGATAAAATTTTACCGCTTCGCTCCGCTGCCTCATTGATGGCATCGCATTCTTCCAGCGAGGAAGCCATTGGCTTCTCCACGATGACATGCTTGCCAGCATTCAAGAAGGCGATTGCCGTATCCGCGTGAGTATACGGAGGCGTGCACACGGACACCAGATCGATGTCGCTGCGCTGGAGGAGCTCCTTGTAGTCAGCGTACACGGCCGCTTCCAGTTTAAACTCTTCTATTCTTTGCTTGGCCTTATCCGGGTAAATGTCACAGATGGCCACGATTTTGCATTGCTCCGGAAATTGTAAATACGCTTGGATATGCGCCGGGGAAATGGCGCCGGCCCCGATGACGGCTACATTTAACAATAGATTCCACTCCTTTAGGCTCAGGTGTAAATCGGGCCTCCCACTCGAAAGGCCCGACCAATTCATAAGTTACTGGTTGTAGAACTCATCGTATGCCGCCATTTTGCCTTCCATGACAGCTTTTCCGCCCATAGCCATGTATTCTCCAACTTTCTGTTCGTAGACCTTATCGAATTGATCCGGTTTAGCCGTCACAATCTTGGCCAGCATTTCCTTTTCGAAATCCTCCAGGATTTTGGCATATTTGATCTCAGCATCTACCGGAATATCTACCCGAGGCAAGGTATATCCATCGTTATTGCCCGCTTGAATACTTTTGACCGTGAAATCTTTAAAGTTGGCGTCAAAGGCATTGGCCGCGATGTTTTTGTCTGGCTCTTCCGTTGAAATGTATTTACCGTTGAGAATAATGCAGTAATCATAGTAGTTGTACAGCAGGTTTTGGGCTTCCGGCGTATCCAGCAGTACAGGTAATCCGTCAGCAGTCATCTCGTACGATTTGCCTTCCTCCCCGTTTTGGAGTACCAGTATATTGTTAGGATCCGCCATCCAATTCAGGTACTTGATCGCCGCAACCGCATTTTTGCTCGTAGCCGGAACCATAATATAGGCTCCGTTTGGTTCATAGACGGGCTTTGGATGTTTCCCATCCGGTGTAGAGAAAGGATCGATGGCCTCAAGCACAGCGTCTGGATTATTCGCTTTCAAGTTGGCATAGTAGCCGTTATAAACCGGTTCGTTCGTATTTGGCGTGCCTGCGCCTGCAATGCTGTTGACGACTTGCTGGGCGAAAGCTTGGCTGAAGTCATCGCTGAGCGCGAAGTCCGGATCGATTAGTCCCTCATTGTACATCTGGTTTAATAGCTGGTAGCCGTCCTTGCTGCCCGGCTGCAGCCATCTTGGAACCGCATACAAATCTTTGTCGGTAATTTCGTCCCACTTCCAGAAGGAATTTACCAAAGGCATCATATGGAACACATCGATATAACCGTAAGGAATGACTTTTCCTCCCGTGTTGCCCGGATCCTTTTCTTTAAAGGCTCGCATCGTATTTACAAATTCCTCCGTCGTTTGCGGAATCGGCAGATTTAATTGATCCAGCCAGTCCTTGCGGATAAAAGTCGTCGTTTGAGCCTGAATCACGCGAAGCGCGGGGATGACATATTGTTTTCCTTCAAAGATGCCGTAAGGCAGAGAAGGCCCCAATACTTTCTTCAGGTTGGGTCCGTGCTCATCAATGAGCGGGCCTAAATCGGTCAGACCGCCGCTTTTCACATAGTTTTGTACAGTCGGTTTGTTATACGTGAATACAATATCCGGTGCGGAACCCGATGCCATGAGCACGTTCAGCTTATCCACTTCTTCCGCCCGCGGAACCGTAACAAACTCTACGTCAATGTTGTTGGGGTCGCCGAAATTTTTCTGGATGTACTGCGCCATAAAGTTTTTCGTAATTGGCGGCTCGCCAGCCGGCGTATTGTTTCTGTCGAACAGTTCTACGGTGAGCTTAATCCGTTCTCCTTTAGCTTCCTTGGACGGATCGGCGGCACTACCTCCGTTCCCTTCTTTGCTTGATCCATTTCCCCCGCTGCCGCAACCTGCCAACACCAATGTCACACTCATGACCAAAGCCAGCAGAGCAAACAGGGGTGAGCGATATGGTTTTCGCATGCTATTGCCTCCCTTTTCATTGTTTATATATAGTGACCTTCAGCGCAGCCCGTCGCTAGACTTCTGCCGAAGAGCAGCTATTCAACTCATTCAGGCCTTAGCAGGTCTATCCCTTGACAGCCCCTGTAAGCATCCCGGAAATGAAATACTTCTGCAGCCAAGGATAGACCAGCAAAATCGGCAAGGTGGCAAACATAATACTGGCCGACTGGATGCCTTGCGGAATCGGGGTCGCTGCGTTGAAGCCTTCCTGCGCCGTAGCATCATTCACTTGGCTATTGATCACCATCTGATAAAGCTTTAACTGGAGCGGGTAAAAGTCTTTGTCACTGATATAGAACAAAGCATCCTGGAACATATTCCATCGATCCACGGCGGAATATAATCCAATGGTTGCCAAAATCGGCAGCTGCAGCGGAAGGACGATCCGAAGCAGGAATCGAAAATGACCGCAGCCGTCAATCCAGGCTGAGTCCTCCAGCTCATTGGGCATTCCGGTAAAAGAAGTCCTCATAATAATCAACAAAAAGGCGTTGATCATCAGCGGGAGAATGAGCGACATAGGTGAATCCAACAGTCTCAGTTCCTTTATAAGCAAGTAATTGGGGATAATCCCTGGGTTGAAGAACATCGTGACGATAATTAGGCCAAACATAATATTTCTGCCTTTAAAATTTCTGCGGCTTAAAGCGTAGGCCGCCATGATGGTCATCGCCAAAGCGACTGCCGTATATGTGGCGACCAGGATGACCGTAATAACAAGAGAACGCATCATGGATGCATCTCCGAAGACCGCGGAATAGGAATGAAAGTTCCATTCCACGGGCCATAGGAACACTTCACCCGACATAATGGCCCTGTTGCCGCTGAAGGATAAGGCAAAAATATGGATCATCGGCACGACGCAAAATAATGAAAAAATGCCGATAAGCACGATGATGACGATATCAATGACTTTATCAAACGAATTCCTGATCACGCACGTCCCTCCCTTAGAAGATTCCTTGATTGTTGACTTTTCTGGAAATCAGTTCAGCCGTAAGCAGCAGGACCAGCCCGACGACCGACTGGAATAATCCAACGGCAGCCGCAAGCGCAAATTGCGCGGACTGGATGCCGACTGTGTATACATAAGTACTGATGACCTGGGCTACATCCATCACATACCCGTTCTGCAAAGCATAAGGCTGTTCAAAGCTGATGTCCGCCATGCGCCCGATTTGGATAATGAACAACACGACGATGGTCGGTTTAATCCCGGGAAGCGCAATATGCCAAATCTTTCTCATTCGGCTGGCTCCGTCCACTTCTGCGGCTTCGTACAGTTCCTTATTAATCCCTGTAAGCGCTGCCAAATATAGAATCGTTCCCCAGCCTGCATAATGCCACACTCCGGCTCCCGTATAAGTAAGAATCCACATGATCGTATTTTCGAGAAACGGAATGGGCTGTCCACCAAGACTTTTTATAAATTCATTCACGCTGCCCGTGTGGGTAGCCAGCAATTGAATAGCCATTCCGCCGACAATGACCCAGGAGATAAAGTGAGGCAAATACAAGAGAGTTTGGCTCAAGCGCTTATACCAGTTGATGCGCAGCTCATTGAGCATAAGCGCCAAGATGATCGGAATCGGGAATGTCAGCAAAGAAATGACATTTAACATTAAAGTATTGCGAAGCGCTTTATAAAACTGCGGCATCGCGAAGATTTCCCGAAACACGTCTAGTCCGACCCACTCGCTCGCCCATATGCCTTTAAAAATGTTGTAGTCCTTAAAAGCGACCACGACCCCCAGCATGGGGATGTACTTGAATGTAATAAAGAATGTCATGGGCAATACCATCAGGAGATACAACGGCCATTGCCGTTTAAACCCGGTTATGGCATTCCGTCGTTTGACGGGAAGTTCTGTACCCGACCGGCGCACCTCTGTTTGCATAGGCGTCATCCTTTCCGCTGAAGTCTGTTGTTTGCTTGGAGCTAACTATACAACAGGGAATTTCCCCTGCGAAATTCTCAATTATTTTGGGGCACACACCTTTTTTTGCGGCCCATTCACCTTTTTTATATGCCTATCTATTTTTTTGTCATGCAGGATCAGCTGCCGAAATTTCAGGCACAAAAAAAGAAGCGCCTCGAGAGAATGCACGCGTCATGCATATCCCCCAAGACAGCTTCTTCATTTATGACCTACTTATGATTCTGATAAGCCCGATGTTTCTCCTCCTGAACCTGCCTCCCCCCCATCATCATATACTCTGCTACCTCCTGGTCATAAACGGAATCGAATTCCTCGGGTTTCGCCGTAAGGACTTTCACAAAGATCTCATCATTCTTATCGTTCAGAATAGCTGAGTATTTGATTTCAGACGGCAGGATGGTTGGGATCTGCGGAGTTGCAATACCGTCGTTCATTCCATATTCCACGCTCTGGAGCGCAAAGGCTTCAAACCCTGGAGTTGAAGCATTGGCTTTCAAATTCAACTGTTCGTCCGTGCTGCTGACATATTTGCCATTCAGAATGATGCAATAATCGAAATAATTAAATAGCAGGGTGTTCGCCTCTTCATTCTCCAGCGTAACTGGCAAGCCATTCTCCATTTCGTAAGTTACCCCCTCAATCCCGTTCTGAAGGGTAATATAATTTTCCGCCTGCGCCATCCAATTCAAATATTTGATCGCTGCCTCGGCGTTACGGCTCGTTTTTGGGACCATAATGTACATACCCGTCTTTTCCAAAATCGGCTTTGTTTTTTTGCCATTCGCATTGGTGAAGGGATCAATGGGAGTCAGTATCGCGTTTGGATCGTTTTTCTGCAACTCGGCCAAATACCCCATATACACAGGTTCAATCGTATTGGGAGTAGCGGCGCCAACGCGGCCGTTCACCAGGTCCTTCTGAAATTGCTGGGCATACCTGTCGAGGTGGAAATCAGGATCGATCAGACCTTCATGATACAGCCGGTTCAGAAGTTTGAACGCATCTTTGTTCCCCGGCATTATCCATCCTGGATCGGCGTATAAATCCTCCTCGGTGATGCGGTTCCAATCCCAAAACGAGTACTGCAATGGCGCTATATGATAGTAATCGATATGTCCATAGGGATAAATGGTTTCCCCGTATTTCTCCAGCCTGATCTTCTTGAACGCTTTTAGGGCTTGGTAAAACTGCTCTGTCGTTGCAGGCAGAGGCAGCCCCGCTTCCCTGAGCCAGTCTTCGCGGATCAGGGTCGTGCTTCGGGCCGTAAGCACCCGTTTAGCCGGAATCGCGAATTGCATTCCATTTAAGCGTCCATAGCTTAGGATTTCCTCCCCCAGGACAGCTTTCAGGTCTTGGCCGTACTGGTCCAGCAAAGGAGAAAGATCGGTCAATTTACCTTGAGTGAAAAAGTTATAGACCGTAGGAAGATCGTACGTAAACACGATATCCGGGGCTTGATTCGCGGCCATAAGCACTTGCAGTCTCCCTACTTCTTCAGCCCTGGGTATCGTGATGAATTCAACCTTGATTCGTTCCGGATCTCCAAAGTGCTTTTGAATATACTGCGTAATATAATTGTCCGTAATCGAGTTTGCTCCAGCAGGTTTGTTATTACGTTCGAACAGTTCGATTCTTAACGTTGTCCAACGATCAGTCGAAGCGGATTCGTCGGACCCGAGGCGTCCTCTGGCACCCTCAGCGTGGCCTGATTTATTCGATCCCGCAAGGCCGTTACAGCCCATCATAAATGACAAGATGGCGGTAACCACCATGATTGAAGTTAAAGACCGCAAAAACGGCATGGAGCCCCCTCCTCCTCCTCGATTGTTAAAACTGAGTTCTATATCGTGCGGTACATATTGCGAAACTCCCCTGGGGGAACATCTTGAAGCTTCTTGAAAGCCCGATAAAATGAATTCACATTCTGGTAACCGATTTGTTCTGCGATCGATTGAATCGAA
This window harbors:
- a CDS encoding histidine kinase, with the protein product MSLKFSIVLFVLLSIAVALNGRSYRVSIHVIESDIQNSYYEQLQFFLVQLDNQVNNLAANLLQLEEDSIMKQYINTTAPEDLFDFNMLRSNMYERIKLQSVSSNWPMEISVFLKSKEEVISTRPDVVYEELASIPRVDLSKGLWNYEPGQGNSENYFTMVRLAPGYAIIARFSDTYIQDMINKFQQNSNRHTMLYHPKFGFIGNPPSDLGEWREQLDWNSLQEPGNRILNFKEHRLLLNYAPVGSLDWVMIDLVPLEKVVLPVKESSQFFILGIIAMLAIGVIITALIYRQIQYPINELVMKLQDIRSGNFSSRLQAKHRDEFQDVFSGFNDMAERIQELIEKVYEEKLRLKEAELKQLQSQINPHFLYNCLFYIKNMAKLGEDEQVVAMALNLGEYYRYTTRLENPLTTVREEVNFLKNYLNIHCFRKPMSYEVHISEELMEVSIPRLFIQPLVENAIIHGIEKSDQEGRIRIQGFFISGGFVITVEDSGDGLEPDNLERLREKMSLPLTPETGCGLWNTCQRVMNLYAPGSGLEFDRSGLGGLRVAIRCMTKQQEEPNVKFADC
- a CDS encoding methyl-accepting chemotaxis protein; protein product: MTKRKVHIKALAHFFRIKSVSIKLSISVLVAVICVVVAISSISFYSFKNAYEQKVAETSAQTLEIAGKKTAQMLDSFVDMAHSLENNQDFVNRATYYQAAEQDSYEENSQNSQIRGILESLLNVNSSIRSISIIPEGTHPLITTADRKMLDPIFLDTDKAKMKENNWYTKIRREDGNIVWLQPQNTPYVTLYQNEQIYAMGKLLKSPLSKKPLGALVVELSTDSLAETLEGIQIGPSGENLIVDLEQMIIYAEDPSLIGTPYTGSLPVINNTVEGIQAGSFSNSDEHGNHLYVYSYLPESAWIMLSYAPKSKLLAEMRHMQYLIQWAALALAACSAVLIGYMVQRSIGKPLKRISSLMAEGEQGNLRIRTNTQRMDQIGDLERSFDRMMNHITLLVEQVNQSVDAVVHTAEELIRSSKSTSSASHDISAAMTQITHGAIKAADDAEMCNGLTVQNNERITILKSSHENLERLGHHLIEASYQGQQHMSYMLEQTGEVETRTNHLIEQAAQLREGTGSIEKTIELLSNITKQTAILSLNAAIEASKAGAAGKGFMVIAEEIRRLADQSKNSLHMVSQVLSHIGQDTENTVASLVDLHPTLSRQTESTHQSKQIFERLHQEVSHFMEQLSAVQVSAIQLEESQSSLSAAIESVSAISEETSAASQEVLALSSNQRAVSSELSQLSHNLSMLASELRHSLSHFKL
- a CDS encoding Gfo/Idh/MocA family oxidoreductase, coding for MTNKQDGMNYAPKGKPNPVVGKGEFRFAAIGLDHGHIYGMCNGLMEAGAELVAVYDPDPEKVKRFVNTFPQAIAAQTEEEILNDPQIKLIAGACIPSERGALGLRALEHGKHYFVDKPAFTTLEQVDQARLKTKETGLKWGIYYGERLHVESAVFAGQLIEEGAIGRVVQVIGTGPHRANVKARPDWFFDPAYYGGILCDIGSHQIEQFLSYTGAKDAKVLHSKVANYNFKNYPKFEDFGDATLVADNGATFYFRVDWLTPDGLGTWGDGRTFILGTDGYIEIRKYIDIAREASGNHLYLVNHEGERHFDCSGKVGYPYFGEFILDILNGTENAMTQEHAFKAAALCIEAQTSAIKIETA
- a CDS encoding glycoside hydrolase family 16 protein, with product MNQEVRNVKKKWWIALCSSLLLLTSLAITAKGATVFWEPMTYYNSQTWEMANGYSNGNMFNCTWRANNATFTNDGKLRLALTSPSYNKFDCAEYRSKFTAGYGLYEVNMKPAKNVGIVSSFFTYTGPTDGTPWDEIDIEFLGKDTTKVQFNYFTNGVGGNEKVIDLGFDASQSYHTYAFDWQPDSITWYVDGVAKHRATKNIPKTPGKIMMNIWNGTGVDSWLGSYNGANPLYAYYDWVRYTSN
- a CDS encoding MmcQ/YjbR family DNA-binding protein; its protein translation is MYDQLTAYCLSKKGAVQDYPFGPEPLVMKVGGKMFALLTEVGDDKEVHISLKCDPVIAANLREQHECVRPGYHLNKTHWNTVIADGSLPMEDLEQMIDHSYELVLGTLTKAAREAVLLRIDGK